The following are encoded in a window of Cytophagia bacterium CHB2 genomic DNA:
- a CDS encoding calcium-binding EGF-like domain-containing protein produces MRILYFLSALVLAVVLIVGCTGDPKGVVDPVQKTGLVPPPPEEPDLDECESNPCGSGSECVDLLHGYQCEDSDTGDIIVHQCNPGWTGTYCHIPEATDPCNPNPCQYGGQCADNGDGSYTCTCAPGFTGDNCEYDIDECSANPCVHGDCEDRVNAYFCYCEPGWTGTNCDVQEVTDADGDGVDDNADQCAGTVSGDVVDATGCSIAQYCPCDNGWKNHGAYVSCVAHSANDFVGAGLITETEKGDIVSEAAQSDCGKKKGGTTR; encoded by the coding sequence ATGCGTATTCTGTATTTCTTAAGCGCGCTCGTGCTCGCGGTCGTGCTGATCGTCGGCTGTACCGGCGACCCCAAAGGCGTCGTCGACCCGGTTCAGAAAACGGGCCTGGTACCACCGCCTCCCGAAGAGCCTGATCTCGACGAGTGCGAAAGCAATCCTTGCGGCAGCGGATCTGAATGTGTAGATCTGCTACATGGCTACCAGTGTGAAGACTCCGACACGGGAGACATTATCGTCCATCAGTGCAATCCCGGCTGGACCGGCACGTATTGCCACATTCCAGAAGCCACCGATCCCTGCAATCCCAACCCATGCCAATATGGTGGCCAATGTGCAGACAATGGCGATGGAAGCTACACCTGCACGTGCGCGCCCGGGTTTACCGGCGATAATTGTGAATATGACATCGACGAGTGCTCGGCTAACCCGTGCGTCCATGGTGACTGTGAGGATAGGGTAAATGCTTACTTCTGCTATTGCGAGCCTGGCTGGACCGGCACGAATTGCGACGTTCAGGAAGTCACGGACGCCGATGGCGACGGCGTAGACGATAACGCCGACCAGTGCGCCGGAACAGTCTCCGGCGACGTGGTGGATGCGACCGGTTGCTCCATCGCACAGTATTGCCCGTGTGATAACGGCTGGAAGAACCACGGCGCGTACGTGAGCTGCGTGGCGCACTCCGCGAATGATTTTGTGGGTGCGGGTCTCATCACCGAGACCGAGAAGGGCGACATTGTGTCCGAAGCCGCACAATCGGATTGTGGAAAGAAGAAGGGCGGCACGACCCGTTAA
- a CDS encoding helix-turn-helix domain-containing protein, whose protein sequence is MPEQTFLKKILAVIEKRLSDERFKVVELSREVGISRSQLHRKLRALQQPSASALLRAARLRRAQALLKQTVLSVTEVAYRVGFRSTAYFAQCFHEDFGMTPTQFRKKS, encoded by the coding sequence ATGCCCGAGCAAACCTTTCTCAAAAAAATTCTGGCGGTGATCGAAAAGCGTCTCAGCGACGAGCGCTTTAAGGTGGTGGAATTGAGCCGCGAGGTCGGGATCAGCCGTTCGCAACTCCACCGCAAGCTGCGCGCGTTGCAGCAACCCTCCGCGAGTGCGTTGCTTCGTGCCGCACGCTTGCGCCGGGCGCAGGCGTTGCTCAAACAGACAGTTCTCTCCGTCACCGAGGTGGCTTATCGGGTTGGTTTTCGCAGCACGGCGTATTTTGCCCAGTGTTTCCATGAAGATTTTGGCATGACGCCCACGCAATTTCGGAAGAAGTCGTGA